DNA sequence from the Sulfurimonas sediminis genome:
TTGGCAGCTGCATTCATACTGAGTTCAAGTTTTATATCACCATTCGCATTGGGTGCATAATTAAACACCATATAATCATCAACATCATTATTGGCATTTGCATCACTGTTGTCATCTTTATTTGCGATAATTTGTCCCTCAATTGAGTTGGAACCACTGATACCCGACATAGAAGTTGCAGCATCAATGTTTATCGTCCTTTTTGCCACTTCATTGCCATCTATATCATACACTAACACATCAAAAGAACCGGGATTAATATTTAAAGGGGAAGTCACCAAAGGAGTTGCCGGATTAATATTGATATAATTTGATTCCATTCGGGATCTGGCACTTTTTGCATACAGGTTATTTGTTGATTCAATAAGGCCCTTGGCAAAAGCATCAAGATCTGAAACAACATTTTGCAATACACCATCTGTTGGCATGCCACTTGTTGTATCTATAGCCCGACCTCTGAGATTAAAAATTGCTCCTATCTTTCCATTGTTTATCTCTTCTTCCATAGGAATAAGTGTACCGTCCTGTCTTTCATATGAAAGTTCATAAAATCCATACGGATTATTCCCTTTTTCAATAGTGAGCGGATGATATGTACTGCCGTCAACAAGATTAAAACCATTAACACTAAGCGTATAACTTCCGGTTCTTGTATTTGAATTGGAATCTATCTGAATATTTGATTCTAACTGTCCTTGATTTACCTCAGCACCTATCAGCCTGGATAAACTTCTTTCTATAACATTTCTTTTATCCCGTAAATCATTTGCAGTGTATCCTCCGCCTGCTTCAGCGACATCAATGGACTTATTGAGATCTGCCAACTGCTGAGCCAGGCTGTTTACCTCAGTAATGTTAACATCAAGCTGGTCATTTACCTGCATTTGTAAATTTAAAACCTGGTTTTGTGTTTGGGTTATATGCTGTGTCAGTGTTTCGGTCTGTTTTGCCAAAGCAACTTTGATGGAATCATTATTTGGATTATCAGCAAAAGTCTGCCACATATTATAGTATTCGGCCAGATCCGCTTTAATACCGACACCATCTATTTCAGGAAAATATGTTGAAAGTTCTTCAAGTGTTTGTCTTTCAAAATCACTGTATTCTTTATCTGCAGAAACACTGCTGTATCTGTCAAACACAAAATTGTCAAATACTCTTTTGATATCCTGTATTTCAACGCCATTTCCAACATTTCCTGCACTCGTAATCAAAGGATTTGCAGCTGAAGTGATTACTCTTTGACGAGTATATCCTTCATTTTCCGCATTTGCTATATTGTTTCCTGTTGTATTTATCCCGACCTGTGCTGCGCTTAGTCCGCTGTATCCGATACTGAGTGTATTAAAAATTGAAGCCATTTTAAACCCTTACTTCCAATATTGTAGAGTCTTTGGATGCAACCTTGGTGTACCCCTGCATTTCAGTCGGCACCAATCTTTCCAGGAATGTATTGTATAAATTACTCACGACAACTACTAACTTTGCATACTGTTTATTCACTGTTCTGAGTTCTGATAAGCTTTTTTTCAGTTCATCCAGTAGTTGATGCTGTGTTTCATCTAATAATTGGGGCAGTTCGACATCCGGATGGGATGTAATTAACGCAGAAATTTCATAATCTATCATTGCTTTTTTTGATTCAAAGCTTTTTAGTTTTTCTTCTTTTATGGAGAGTCTTTCAAATTGATGGTCATGTTGCGCTTTTTGGATATCTTTGATATCTGATTTTGTTATTGAAATTAAATCTTCTAAATCCTGTAAAGCACTCTGCAAATGATGACTCAACATGCCATTCTCCTGTTAATTTATTTCTAAAGTAACTCATCTGCCATTTTTTTAGATAATGCAGACAAATCTACTTTGTATTGTCCTGAGTCTATAGACTCTTTGATTTGTTCGACTTTACTGCTTTTGTTTTCCATAGCAGTGACTGAAGTACTCTCTTTTTTTTGTGTGTTTGAAAGTGTACTGTTCATATAGGCACTCCCCAACACTGAATTATTTACTTTTGAAATCATAATTCATCCTTTATATAATAAGTTTGTTTTATTGCTATTGTTATATCGGCAATAACCAGAACTTATTAAGTTGATTTTATGAATTCTTTTGAGATAAATAATCATAAAGCATTTGCGAAAACCCGAAACTTCCGGCACTTGCTTTAGAAAGCTCATCTCTGTACATTGATTTATATATTTTATCTCCCGGATCATTTTGTGATGAAAAAAGATTCTTCTCATCTTTCATCGCATTATCCATCAGCATTTTCACTATAACAGCTTCAAAAGCATCTGTCTGCTCTCTCAGAGCTTTATCCTGCGCCTTTTCATCAATCTTTGGTATTGCTTTATTTGCTGTAGCCATTTGTGCCTGGGCATTGACAGCATTCATTGCGTAACTCATCATATCACCTTCAATTCTGCAGATATACTGCCTGCACTTTTCATCGCTTCAAGTATAGATATAATATCTTTTGGTGAAGCTCCAAGTTTTTGCAAAGATCTTACAAGATTTGCCACTGTTGTTGTTCCCTCTTTGGTATAAACTTCATTCTCGTTTAAACCGATAACCAGATTATTATCAACACTCATTGAACCTGCAGGCTTTGAAAGCTTTTTCTGTTCAACAATTTTTATAGTAATATCTCCGTGTGTTAAAATTACCGGCTTGAGTTCTATATTTACTCCAGCAACAATTGTTCCTGTTCTTTCGTTTATGATGATTTTGTCTTTTGGGTGATAATCCATGTTGATCTCTTGAACCTCAGCCAAAAACTCTATCATAGAACGATTTTGTGGACATTTCAGTTTTATACTTCTTGAGTCCATTGCTATTGCTAACTGTGTATGATAATAATCATTGATCGCCTTTTGGATTCCAACAGCATTCCTGAACCCTGATTCTTTAAGAGACAATGTTGCATATTTTTGATGAAAGAGGTCAATATTGATTTCTCTTTCAATTATCCCTCCGTTAAAAACAATTCCTGTAGTAGGGTGTGACGCATTTCCTGCACCTCTTGTGTTGAGTCCGCCTATACTGATGGCTCCTTGTGCCAAAGCATAAATTTTCCCGTCAACCCCTTTTAAAGGTGTCATTAAAAGTGTTCCCCCTTCTAGGGATTTTGAGTCTCCTATAGAAGAAACGGTCACATCTATTTTATCACCCTGTCTGGCAAAAGGTTTCATAGTAGCGGTTACCACAACAGCAGCAACATTTTTGGACATGATGTCAATTGGATTCATGTTTATATTCATTGCACGAAGCATATTAGAGATAGACTGAAGAGTAAACCTTGAGGTAGTCCCGTCTCCGGTTTTTTTCAATCCCACAACAAGGGAATAGCCTATAACCTGATTGTCTCTGACGCCTACAATATTTGACACATCCGATATCTTTGTTGCATAAAGAGTAGAGAAAAAGAGTATAAACAGTAAAATAAATTTCATTGGCAATCCTTACATGTAAAGATAAACCAGCAAATTTTATTCCATATTATTGTTTATGAGGTATGTTAACGTGGTATTACCAAATTTTTTTGATTTTTTCACCTTGTATATGCCTAAAAATTCAGGAATCTTTAGACCGCTCATATGTTCCACAATAATCATCTTTACATGTAAAGCAGGCAGTTTTTCTATAAGTTGCATAGTTTTTTCATAAATCTCTTCCATGCCCTCACGGATACTGAAGGGAGGGTCTACGTAAAAGAATGCGTCTTCATTCGATTTTTTCAGTCTTGAGAGAACTGACTGAATATTTTCAAAACTGTCTCCTGCAAAGACTTCACAGGCAGATGGGTCTGTCTGTGAAATATTTTTTTGCAGTGTTTTTAATGCTTCTTTGTCTTTTTCCATAAAATATATTTTTTTTGCACCACGGCTGAGTGCTTCAAGACCAATTGAGCCACTCCCTGAAAAAACTTCAACAAAGTTTGCATCAATTATCTCAAACTGCAAAGTATTAAAAAAAGATTCCAAAACTATAGACTTGGAACTTCGTGTAGTAACTTTTGACGGGAGCAAAAGTTTTTTCCCCTTATATTTTCCTGCAATAATCTTCTTGCTCAGTTGTTTACTTTTCATAAAATGCTTTCACCGCTCTTAAAATATTTTTCTGATACTCTTTTGTTAATAACTCAATTCTTTTTTCCAATACTTCAAAGTTCATTCTCTCACTTGTATTCTCATCTTCGGACTGAGTATTTGTACTCTCAGGATAGAGTTCATTATATTTTTTTTCCAAGGCCAGAATAAGCTGTGACTTTGAAAAAGGTTTTAATAAATCTGCTCCTTCTTTCGTTGAAATATAAAAACATCGGCGCTCATTCAAGCACTCTTCATCACGAATGATTATGTCACTTTTTTTTGGTGAACTTAAATACTTTGCCAAAAAAAGTTCTAATGACTTTTGCAAAAGCGGAGACTGGCATTCAACAGCTACTTTCATAACACTATCCTCTCAAATAATACTCAAGCGAGTACTTTAAATCTTCATCTAAATCTTCTAAAGAGAACATCCAGTTCACATAATTACTATCATGTTGGACTATCTCTTCTATATATTTTCCCATATATTTTCCAAAAGGAAATTTTTCTAAAAGCACTTTTTGAAAACTTAATTCTTTCATCTTTTCTACTGTTGCATACTCAAGTAAATATTCAAACAATAATTTTGTAACAAATACATCATTGAGTGCATTATTGGAGCATAAAGCATCTTTAATTCCATACTTCTGTTTAAGTGCATCCTCTTGTCTGTACAGCTTGAGTTCATAGCGTAAAAACTGCAATGAAAACTGTTCACACTCTTTGATAAGATGTTTTGTAACTTTTAATGTATCTATTACATCCCCTAGCCATTGCAGACCAGAAACAGCAAATTTTTCCAAAATAAATTGTACATTATGTGCAATTAAAGTATTTTCAAAAGTACTGTTTTTTTGTAATACTTCATATACTTGCGTCATTTTAAAAGTTTTTTTGTCTTTGATCATTTCATTGGTAATATGATGAATACTTGAAGCTGACGGCGGTATCTTTTTTCCTTCGTTTATAAGTTCGTAAAATACCTTTTCATCTTCTAATAATGCAACAGAGCACACAACATCGTCTGCCTCAATCCCTGTAGTCTGCACATCTGTAAAAATCAACATTTTTTTACCTGAACTTTTTTACATTTTACACTGAGTACAATGAAAGAAAAAAAACCGGCAATTAGAATAAATATATGCAGAACATACATATTAAACCATGTAAATACACTCTCGTATGAACTAAAAAGCTTCATAACGATCACTGCTACAATCATTTCTCCCGCAACTGTCCATATCATCAGCATAAACCATTTTCGCCATACCTTCAATAAATCACCATATCCAATTTTATCTATGGTTTTTCCAGCTTCTTCATTCGTCTCTTCTTTCGAGCAACCTAACAAGATAAACATATATCCTTGTATGCATTTATTAAAAATATATTTTAAACTTCTAAATAAAATAACCAAAAGAGCAAAATTCCATGACACCATAAACCAGAATTTAAATATAGTCAAAAGTGCCATTTTTATTTCACTGTCCAATGTACCTGTTCCCTGGCTTATGTATATCACCAGTGTTATACAAGCGGCAATAAAAAAAGTCAGCAACGCTGTATACAATGTCAGTTTTAGCGCCCACTGCAACCATATAGAAAAATAAAACCTACTCATTCTCCTGCCCGAATCTATTTAGCATGTCATGATAATGTTCAAGTGTCATAAAACTTTTTTCAAACCTGTAGCGAATGACAAATTCCACTACCTTCTCTTTTAATTCAGTGGTAACATTCTCAACTCTTCCAAAATATGCCAAAGAGATATTTTTACTTTTTTTTATTGCATTTTTGTCATAGTCAATTGCTAAAATTTGTAAATACTTTCCTTTTTTAATCGTACCAAGATTCTCCTCGTTGAGCGATACACCCGAAAGGTTCACAGCTTTAAAATGAAATAAATCTTCAAATTTTGCTACTTTTTTATCTATATCCAACTCCCCAAACAGCTTTTGTAATATTTTTAAATTTTGCTTTCTTGCCGTCTCATAACCGGAAATTTTATTTGTTAAATGTTTCAATCTGTCTAATGCGGAACTCATTTGTAAATCCTTTAAAAAATTAAGTATATCAAAAATAAACTGTTTATATAATCATATTAATTAGATATAATGCCAATTATAAAATTTATGAAAATATAAAGAGACCTATGGATTATTTAAAAATAAAAAACAGTGCTTCACTCGAAGGTACTATAAATATCTCAGGTGCAAAGAATGCATCTTTACCTCTTATTGCTATGTGCATACTAGCCAAAAACAGTGTACATATGAAAAACTTGCCACAGGTTGTAGATATAAAAACGCTTTTAAAGCTCCTGTCAAATCTCGGTGCTACCTGTGAATTTTCACAAGACAGCGTTATAGTCAACACACTGGATCTGCACGAAACAAAAGCCACCTATGATATAGTAAAAACCATGCGTGCTTCTATTTTGGTTTTGGGACCGATTTTAGCACGTTTTGGGCATTGTGAAGTCTCTTTACCCGGAGGATGTGCAATTGGACAGCGCCCAATTGATCTGCATCTTAAAGCCTTGGAACAGATGGGGGCAAAAATAGCTATCAAAGCAGGATACATCGAAGCAAGAACGCCAAATGGTTTGCATGGATGTGAAATAATTTTTGACAAAGTCACCGTTACAGGTACTGCAAACATTGTTATGGCCGCCGCCCTTGCCAAGGGAGTAACAACGATTACAAATGCAGCCAGAGAACCTGAAGTTGTCCAATTATGCGAAGTACTCAATGCCAGCGGCGTGAAAATAAACGGCATAGGCACAGCAATACTCGAAATACACGGCACAGACGGGCAACTGCTCAATATCAATGAGTTTTCTATCATTCCCGACAGGATAGAAGCCGGAACATACCTTTGTGCGGGAGCCATAACAAAATCACAACTCACATTGACGAATGTTGAACCGAAACATTTGGGCGCAGTTTTATCCAAACTTGAAGAGATGGGCAGTACTTTTACCCTCACAGACACTACAATTACAATTCACCCTGCCGCGCATATCAAACCTGTTAAAATTGTGACACAGGAATATCCCGCATTTCCAACAGACATGCAGGCACAGTTTTTGGCACTTGCTACACAGGCAGACGGTGTTTCAATTATAGAAGAACGACTTTTTGAAAACAGATTTATGCATGTCAGTGAGTTACAGCGTATGGGTGCCGATATAACATTAAACGGTCATATTGCAACAGTGAGTGGAAAAAGCAAGTTGTGTGGGACTGATGTCATGGCAACGGATTTACGTGCATCAAGCGCATTGGTCCTTGCTGCACTTGTTGCAACCGGAGAAACACATGTACACCGCATCTACCACCTGGATCGTGGATATGACTCACTTGAGAAAAAACTTTACCAAGTCGGCGCCAATATACAAAGACTTAAAGAGTAAGTTACCTACCCTACTCTTTCCCTACTCTTTAAAAACTATCATCTCATATAAACTTTTTTTCGTTACAAGTGACTTTTCGGGAGCAACAGAATGTGCATTTTTAGCTACTTCAACTTCATGACGAAGTTCTGCTATCTCTTTTTCCATTGCATCTATTGTTTCTTTCAAATTAAGAATAATATCCACACCTGCCAGGTTCACACCCAATTCACGTGTCAATCGCAAAATTAATTTAATTTTATCAATATCCCTTTGCGAGTAGAGTCGTATCCGTCCGTCAGAACGAGATGGATTTATTAAGTTTTCCCTCTCATACTGTCGTAGAGTTTGAGGGTGTATATCTAATATTTTTGCAACAATGCTTATCAAATAAACCGGTTCATCATAATGGTGCATAGCGATACCCTCCTTTTATACTGTCTTTGGTAATTTTTCTTTCATAATTTCTACTAATTCAGGGTCGAGATCTTCAACTTTTGGTAATACAATATTTGCTTTTAGATACAAATCACCTCTTTGTTTCGTTTTGCGATTCATAGCCCCCATACCTTTGACACGAAAGCGTTGTCCGTTTTTCGTATTTTGCGGTATTTTGAGTTTAATCTCTTTTTCCAGAGTCTGTACAGATATTTTGTCACCAAAAAGTGCCGCATACAAAGGCACATCAATAGTTTTGACTAAATCATCCCCTTCTCTCTCATACTCCGGACTCGGTGCGACATGTATACGCAAAAAGAGGTCTCCGACTCTGCTGTTTTGCGCATGTCCTTTGCCTTTGACACGCATCCTCTCACCGTCTTTTACACCGGCAGGAATTTTGATGTCAAAACGCTCGCCGTTTACCGAAACAGAGTGAGAGCCGCCTAAAATTGCTACGGCAAACGGGATGGTAACATTTGCTTCTATATCAAGGTTTGGTTCTTGATAGCGTTGCCCTCCGCCAAACCCGGAACTGCTAAAACCTGAGGCTCCGCCTCCTGCACCGCCAAAGCCTCCAAATCCGCCGCCACCGGAAAACATCTGACGCAGTATTTCATCAAGATCTACATTTCCACCCTGACTTTGAGAAAAATCATGGAAATTCTGACCACCGAACATTGCATCACCGTACTGATCATACTGTGCTTTTTTCTCTTTGTCACTTAGCACTTCATAGGCTGCATTTATTTCTTTAAATTTTTCTTCCGCACTCGGATCTTTATTAACATCCGGATGATATTTGCGGGCTAACTTTCTGTAGGCTTTTTTGATTTCTGATTCACTTGCATTTGGAGATACTTCCAATGTATCATATAATGATTTGCTCATATTTATTCCTTCTAATTTATTTAATTATTATAGATTCTCATTAGTGGAATTATATCATATTACTTGAGTGTATGTCAATCAAGGTAAAGAAACCTTGATAGATTTAATGTAAGAAGTGGCGGATACCTGAAAAGTAGAGACTCATACCAAATTCATCGGCTGCGGCTATTATTTCTTCGTCACGAATAGAGCCTCCTGGCTCTATAATGTTTTTGACCCCTGCTGCCGCGGCTGCATCAATAGAATCACGAAACGGAAAGAATGCTTCACTTGCAAGGGCTGCGCCTGTTACGTCAAGCCCCATATCTTTTGCTTTTTTAAGCGCACACTGCGCAGCATCTACACGACTGGTCATGCCCATACCGACAGCAACCATTGCGGAATTTTTCACATAGACGACACAGTTTGATTTTGTCAGGGATGCTACCTTATAGGCAATTTCAAGATCTTTCATCTCTTCAGGTGTTGCTGCATTTTTACTCATAAGTTTTGCATTTTTCACTTCATCATCCTGTACCTTGTCCGCATCCTGAAAAATAAATCCGCCGTCTATATGTTTAAAGTCTTTTTTATCATTCGCCAAAATTAAGTTATCCGCACCCATCTCAAAAAGTTTAATTCTTTTCTTTGCTGCAAATACTTCCTGTGCTTCTTCGGTAATACGTCCCGCTATAATCACTTCAATGAATATTTCATTCATTTTCTCAGCAAGCGCTTTATCAACTGTACCGTTTACTGCAACCACACCGCCAAAAGCAGATACCGGGTCACACTTGAGTGCTTCTGTATATGCTTCGAGTAATGTATCTTTGATTGCAAAGCCACAGGGGTTGCCGTGTTTTGAGATACAAACAGCATTTTCATCCCCAAAGGCGGCCGCAATTTTAACTGCACCGTTTAAATCATTTAAGTTGTTAAAACTTGCTTCGCCTTTGAGCGTCTTGAAATTATTTGAGAAATGTTTGTCAAACTCATACAGTGCACCTTTTTGATGAGGATTTTCACCATAACGGGTGTTCATTACTTTATTGCCGACTACAAACTGCTTTTCACCAAAACCTTCGTTAAATCGCTCATTCATGTAATTGGCTATCATAGAATCATAGGCTGCAGTATGCTCATAGGCTTTTATCATAAAAGCTCGGCGAAACTCTTTTGTGTTTTTTTCATTTTCAATCGCATCTATGACAAGATCATAATCATTTACATCTGTGACAATAATAACAGAATCAAAATTCTTAGCAGCCGAGCGTACCATTGCCGGACCGCCAATGTCAATGTTTTCTATAATCTCATCAAAATCATCAGTCCTCTCAATTGTCTCTTTAAAAGGATACAGATTGACACATACCAGATCAATCGCTTCCACCCCAAGCTCTTTTGCCTGATCCAAATGCGACTGTTTGTCACGACGATGCAAAATCCCACCGTGAACAAAAGGATTCAAGGTTTTCACACGCCCTTCAAAACATTCCGGGAACTTTGTTATCTCATCAATTTCAACAGCATCCACCCCGTTTTCTTTTAACAACCTGTATGTTCCGCCGGTAGAAATTATCTCATATCCGTTTTTTACCAATGATTTACAAAAATCTACAACACCGTTTTTATCACTTACACTTACTAACGCTCTTTTTTTCATTTGACGCCTTGATTTAAAATATTACTGTTATTTTATCTAAATAGAGTTTAGAAGATGGTAAACTTAAAAAAATAATTTAAGGAAGCTATAATGAAGCAAAATATTGCCATACTCTGTTCTGGCGGAGATGTCTCCGGCATGAATCCGGCATTGAAAAGATTTGTTGAATACAGTTTACAAAATAATTTAACGCCCTACTTCGTATATGACGGATACGAAGGACTTATTGATAACAATATTCAAAAAGCAAGTTATTGTGATGTTTCGGGCATTATTAATCGTGGAGGCACTAAAATAGGAAGTGCCAGAAGCAAAAGATTTATGCAGGTGGAGTATAGAAACATAGCAAAACAAAACCTCGATGCGTTACATGTAACAATGCTTATTGTTCTTGGGGGAGATGGTTCTTTTCGTGGTTTACATCAGTTTTACAAAGAGCATAACATAAAGTTTTGCGGTGTTCCCTCTACTATTGACAATGATATTTCAGGCACAGACTACTGTTTAGGAGTAGACACGGCACTCAATATGATAAAATTCTCAATAGACTCCATCAGAGATACGGCATCTTCTTTCAAAAGAGCCTTCGTTATTGAAACCATGGGAAACAAATGCGGCTACCTTGCGCTTGTATCTCATTTGACATCCGGTTCTGAGCTTTGTTTAATTCCTGAAACAGCATATAATTTAAATGAGTATGAGCAAAAGTTCAAACAAGAGATACAAAACGGACGAAGATATTTTATTGCTGTTGTAGCAGAAGGAATAAAAGAGGATTCTAAAGAAATAGCACGATGGTTTGAAGAAAAAATCGGCATTGAATCAAGAGTAAATGTGCTTGGTCACCTGCAGCGAGGAGGAAACCCGACAGTAAAAGACAGACTTATGGCATATAAATTTATAACCTATGCGATAGATGCTCTACTGGATAATAAAAATGAAACTATAGTTTGTTATACAAAAGAGGGGTTCAGGTATAAAGAGATTAATGCGGTTGTGAACACACCCTATCAATTAGATGAAGAGCTTATAAAATTTATAAACTCTCCAAAAGCAACCGAGTGACTAGAAGTCACCTTGTGCAGCACGAGCAGGAATTCCTTCCATTGCGTCTTTTACTTTTAAAGCAGCTTCTAGCATTTTTGGAGGTAACGGGTATCCGCCATGAATTGCAAGAGTCATATCCATACTGATTAAGTAAGCATCACCATTACCATAACGAACATACATAATTCTACATGGCATAAAACCACCATAGTAACGTGAATAATTTAAGAATATTTTTGCAGTCGTAAGGTTACACAAAGACCAGATTCTCGCTTCTGCCACTTCATTCGGCTTAGCATCCTCTTTTGTATACATTTTCACATAACCAGTCAGTCTCATGTTGTACTCTTCAGTAAGTGCCGCAATTGATTCTTTTACATCATCACCACTCACACCTTCTTCAACTTTCCACTCTTTCATCATCGCACGTGCAGGATCACCATACTTTGCAACTTTTGTGAACATGTCATCATATGCATCCATAGCTTTGTCATCAAGTTTATGCTGACTCGTCACTGCCGTCCAGCCCATATGCATTGTAGAACATCCTGTTGCAAAAAATGCAACACTCAGTGCAATTAGTGCAGTTAATATATTTTTTTTCATTTATCTTTTCCTTTGTGATATTTTCGTGATAATTATATACTGAAAACAATTAAAGTTTTATAAGTTTTAACTATTACTACAAATCTTGCTCTATGATTTTCTTGAATGTATGAAAATAGTTCTCTTTAAGCTCTTTCATACTCATATTTACATCATTTATGCGAACATTCTCTCCGCCGACTGTTCCAATCTTTTCAAAAGAGATTGCTTCACGCATCATTGCTTCAAAAGCTTCACAGTTTTCAGGTTTTACTTCAATAATTGCACGGCTCATACTCTCTGCAAAAATATCTCTGTCATCCGCAACACTCATATCGACATCACAGCCAAGTCCGCTTGTAGCAGCCATTTTGGCAAGTGCTATTGCCACACCGCCGCTGCTTGCATCTTTTGCACATTCCAGAAGATGTTTTTTGTTTGCTTCTATGACCAAATCCCAAAGAGCCAGCTCTTTTTTGTAATCAATCTCCGGTATAACACCCGCAACAGTATTGTAAAGTTCTTTCATATATAAGGAACCGCCAAACTCTGATTTGCTTTCACCAACAAGATAGAGTGTATTGCCCTCAGTTTGAAAACTTGACATAAGCACGTTGTTTTGATCATCATTTACACCGACTGTTGCAATAGAAGGTGTCGGAAAAACAGAAACACCGTTTGTTTCATTGTATAATGAAACATTTCCACCGATAACCGGTGTAGTAAGCTCGGCACATGCTTCTTTAATACCTAAACATCCCTCACCGAATTGCCACATAACTTCAGGATTTTCAGGATTTCCGTAATTAAGACAGTCGGTAATGGCAAGCGGTCTTGCACCACTCATGGCTACATTACGCCCGGATTCAACAACAGCTGCCGCTGCTCCCATTTTTGGATCTATATAACAATATCGAACATTACAGTCAGCTGACATGGCCAAAGCTTTTTTGTTCTCTTTTACGCGAATGACTGAAGCATCGAGCATACCTCCGTTTTTCACGGTATTTGTCTGTACCATAGAATCATATTGTGTGTAAATCCATGATTTGTCAACTACTTCCATAGATTTTGTCAGTTTTTCAAATGCTTCCTGATTTGACACTCTGTCAAAATCATCAATACTTACTTTGTGAATATCATCAAGATAAGCAGGTTTTTTCATAGGACGGTTTAATTCAGGAGCTTCCTCGCTCACAGGATCAACCGGAACCTCGGCACATTTTTCTCCATGCCAAAAAAGCTCCATTTTTCCGGTATCTGTTACTTCACCTATGACAGCAGCATCCAAATC
Encoded proteins:
- a CDS encoding DnaJ C-terminal domain-containing protein translates to MSKSLYDTLEVSPNASESEIKKAYRKLARKYHPDVNKDPSAEEKFKEINAAYEVLSDKEKKAQYDQYGDAMFGGQNFHDFSQSQGGNVDLDEILRQMFSGGGGFGGFGGAGGGASGFSSSGFGGGQRYQEPNLDIEANVTIPFAVAILGGSHSVSVNGERFDIKIPAGVKDGERMRVKGKGHAQNSRVGDLFLRIHVAPSPEYEREGDDLVKTIDVPLYAALFGDKISVQTLEKEIKLKIPQNTKNGQRFRVKGMGAMNRKTKQRGDLYLKANIVLPKVEDLDPELVEIMKEKLPKTV
- the purH gene encoding bifunctional phosphoribosylaminoimidazolecarboxamide formyltransferase/IMP cyclohydrolase, coding for MKKRALVSVSDKNGVVDFCKSLVKNGYEIISTGGTYRLLKENGVDAVEIDEITKFPECFEGRVKTLNPFVHGGILHRRDKQSHLDQAKELGVEAIDLVCVNLYPFKETIERTDDFDEIIENIDIGGPAMVRSAAKNFDSVIIVTDVNDYDLVIDAIENEKNTKEFRRAFMIKAYEHTAAYDSMIANYMNERFNEGFGEKQFVVGNKVMNTRYGENPHQKGALYEFDKHFSNNFKTLKGEASFNNLNDLNGAVKIAAAFGDENAVCISKHGNPCGFAIKDTLLEAYTEALKCDPVSAFGGVVAVNGTVDKALAEKMNEIFIEVIIAGRITEEAQEVFAAKKRIKLFEMGADNLILANDKKDFKHIDGGFIFQDADKVQDDEVKNAKLMSKNAATPEEMKDLEIAYKVASLTKSNCVVYVKNSAMVAVGMGMTSRVDAAQCALKKAKDMGLDVTGAALASEAFFPFRDSIDAAAAAGVKNIIEPGGSIRDEEIIAAADEFGMSLYFSGIRHFLH
- a CDS encoding DUF302 domain-containing protein translates to MKKNILTALIALSVAFFATGCSTMHMGWTAVTSQHKLDDKAMDAYDDMFTKVAKYGDPARAMMKEWKVEEGVSGDDVKESIAALTEEYNMRLTGYVKMYTKEDAKPNEVAEARIWSLCNLTTAKIFLNYSRYYGGFMPCRIMYVRYGNGDAYLISMDMTLAIHGGYPLPPKMLEAALKVKDAMEGIPARAAQGDF
- the purL gene encoding phosphoribosylformylglycinamidine synthase subunit PurL, with translation MSQQLQNIDEQLANHKLSQEDYIHIKEILGREPNLVELGIFSAMWSEHCSYKSSKVHLKGFPTKAPWVIQGPGENAGVIDIGDGYAAVFKMESHNHPSFIEPYQGAATGVGGIMRDVFTMGARPVANLNALRFGNVLNKDDVSKHQRYLVRGVTEGIGGYGNCMGVPTIGGETSFDECYNGNILVNAFTLGIAKSDEIFYGKAEGTGNPVLYVGAKTGRDGLGGAVMSSDSFTEESKSLRPTVQVGDPFTEKLLLEACLELFKTDHVIGIQDMGAAGLTSSSFEMAGRSGSGMIMHLDKVPAREENMTPYDFMLSESQERMLLCAKKGSEQAIIDIFEKWDLDAAVIGEVTDTGKMELFWHGEKCAEVPVDPVSEEAPELNRPMKKPAYLDDIHKVSIDDFDRVSNQEAFEKLTKSMEVVDKSWIYTQYDSMVQTNTVKNGGMLDASVIRVKENKKALAMSADCNVRYCYIDPKMGAAAAVVESGRNVAMSGARPLAITDCLNYGNPENPEVMWQFGEGCLGIKEACAELTTPVIGGNVSLYNETNGVSVFPTPSIATVGVNDDQNNVLMSSFQTEGNTLYLVGESKSEFGGSLYMKELYNTVAGVIPEIDYKKELALWDLVIEANKKHLLECAKDASSGGVAIALAKMAATSGLGCDVDMSVADDRDIFAESMSRAIIEVKPENCEAFEAMMREAISFEKIGTVGGENVRINDVNMSMKELKENYFHTFKKIIEQDL
- a CDS encoding 6-phosphofructokinase gives rise to the protein MKQNIAILCSGGDVSGMNPALKRFVEYSLQNNLTPYFVYDGYEGLIDNNIQKASYCDVSGIINRGGTKIGSARSKRFMQVEYRNIAKQNLDALHVTMLIVLGGDGSFRGLHQFYKEHNIKFCGVPSTIDNDISGTDYCLGVDTALNMIKFSIDSIRDTASSFKRAFVIETMGNKCGYLALVSHLTSGSELCLIPETAYNLNEYEQKFKQEIQNGRRYFIAVVAEGIKEDSKEIARWFEEKIGIESRVNVLGHLQRGGNPTVKDRLMAYKFITYAIDALLDNKNETIVCYTKEGFRYKEINAVVNTPYQLDEELIKFINSPKATE